In one Scomber japonicus isolate fScoJap1 chromosome 6, fScoJap1.pri, whole genome shotgun sequence genomic region, the following are encoded:
- the gpr4 gene encoding G-protein coupled receptor 4, translated as MCNISFCNVDSKVDQFFQPTLYIIVIVLGLPTNCMALWAAYMQVRQRNELGIYLINLSVADLLYITTLPLWIDYFLHHDDWIHGQESCKLFGFIFYTNIYVSIAFLCCISLDRYLAVAYPMRFAKVRRIKTAIVVSAIVWIIEIIANSAPLFHDELFQDRFNHTFCFEKYPMQDWVAGMNLYRTFLGFLAPWTAMLVAYRGILAAVRCNVSTERQEKAKIQRLALSLILIVLLCFGPYHVLLLVRSVMFLRQPCDCGSEESLFAAYHVSLALTSLNCVADPILYCFVNEGARHDVGQALSALLSVACQRGSSSSPSHGDILNAGSVTMETPLSAKKQPCVYADGSKTGSYKTELVALKEECLQMTILSVRK; from the exons ATGTGCAACATCTCATTCTGTAATGTGGACAGTAAGGTGGACCAGTTCTTCCAGCCCACGCTCTACATCATAGTCATTGTTCTGGGGCTTCCCACTAACTGCATGGCCCTGTGGGCTGCCTACATGCAG GTGCGCCAACGTAACGAGCTCGGCATCTACCTGATCAACCTGTCGGTGGCTGACCTCCTGTACATCACCACTCTTCCTCTGTGGATAGACTACTTCCTGCATCATGATGACTGGATCCACGGTCAGGAGAGCTGCAAGCTGTTTGGCTTCATCTTCTACACTAATATCTACGTCAGCATTGCCTTCCTCTGCTGTATATCGCTGGACAGGTATCTGGCCGTGGCGTATCCTATGCGCTTCGCAAAGGTTCGACGAATTAAAACAG CTATCGTGGTCAGTGCCATAGTTTGGATCATCGAGATCATTGCCAATTCTGCTCCTCTCTTCCACGATGAGCTCTTCCAGGATCGCTTCAACCACACATTCTGCTTTGAGAAGTACCCCATGCAGGACTGGGTGGCAGGGATGAATCTGTACAGGACATTTCTGGGCTTCCTCGCTCCCTGGACAGCAATGCTGGTTGCCTACCGTGGGATCCTAGCAGCAGTGCGCTGCAATGTGTCAACGGAGCGCCAGGAAAAGGCCAAAATTCAGCGGTTGGCATTGAGTCTGATCCTGATTGTTTTGCTCTGCTTTGGACCATACCACGTTCTCCTCCTGGTGCGAAGTGTCATGTTTCTAAGGCAACCATGTGACTGTGGATCAGAGGAGAGCTTGTTTGCAGCATACCATGTCTCGTTGGCGCTGACAAGCCTCAACTGTGTTGCTGATCCCATTTTGTACTGTTTCGTCAATGAGGGGGCTAGGCACGATGTTGGCCAAGCCCTCTCAGCATTACTGTCTGTAGCCTGTCAAAGGGGCTCTTCTTCCTCACCATCCCATGGCGACATACTCAACGCTGGCTCAGTGACAATGGAAACACCGCTGTCGGCAAAGAAACAGCCATGTGTTTATGCTGATGGAAGCAAAACGGGCAGCTACAAGACAGAACTGGTGGCTCTGAAGGAGGAGTGTCTACAGATGACCATACTCAGTGTTAGGAAGTGA